In Brachyhypopomus gauderio isolate BG-103 unplaced genomic scaffold, BGAUD_0.2 sc333, whole genome shotgun sequence, the genomic stretch TGAAaaacgtggtggtggtggtggttggcggggaggggggggggtctctgtGCTCTGTGAAGACATGAACTCGAACACGTGACATCTGCTCAGGTTTCCCACCTTCACTCAGCCATGGGTGAAAGACTTGATTTGGAGGCTTGTCGACTGTCAGGTGTAAGAGGGCATACCAGCAACGCCAACGAGCCAATGGGGGCAAGGACAGGGAACCTCTCCCCGCCTCTGCTACAGCAATCCAGTGCCCAGGTCTTGTCTTTGCTGAGGTAAATGTTGGTTGAATGTATGCTTATGACTTACGTGATGTACAGATAATTAAACTACTGAAAATGTTTAATTACAAGTGTGCATTATTGATGTATACATTGTAGTAGATGTGGGCTTTTGGTCGAAAGGCAACACCAATCGCAAAGGGCTTTCTTGCGACTGTCAATGTCTTGCCAGTTCTACACAAATTATACAAATACATGTTTAAGCAGTTATCCATTGTTAAGATTACTGTTCCACAATGAATTGCCTGTACACTGAGTTTTGGGCAGCAGTTGTTCTCTGGACATTAGTTCTCTGGGCAGTTGAATTCAAAACCTGTGTAACCTGCagctattttaaataaaaaatgaacaGTATGTGTTTGAGGTGTATATTTGTTTTCTTTCACTTACAGATGAGAAGCAACCAATATTGAAGATGCTACAGCCAGCTTTTTCTGACCCCGTGACTGAAGTGTACCTCACCTACGCCACTATACCAGCCTACACCTGAATCTCCTCCTACAAAGAAAACATTTAGCTATATTTATATCACAAGCTTGCATTCAAAGTCTTTTTTTCTGTAAGGCTGCACTAATTTAATATTCGGGTGAGGTGTTACACTTTCGTAAATATATTCCGGATgattaaattcatccacaagcTCTGCTCTAAGTTCATTTTGCCCAGGGAACTACAGGCCGATCACCTCAGGCCATCCCATATGTGGGTAAAGAAAGCCATCTGCCTGGTAATTGCTAAAAACACTAGCTTTTAGTTTTAGTTCACTAAAAACTAAAGCAGGATAAAGTGTGTATAGTAACAGTCAAACATTCAGACTCTCTACTAAGATGAAGCACAAGGAACgatgtgtatgtaggtgtattTATGTACTGATTTTTTTTCCTGCGACTCTTATCTGGCAACGTACTGAATGTCAGATTCACCACCAGGATGAGGCTCAGCTTCTCCTGGACCCTGAAGCATCACAGGCCAGCAAGTGGAGATGCTGAACAATAGTTATTGAGGAGGACTGTAGAGTATGTCCTACAAACCCTGCCTCTGAGGGAACCCCTCACTGAAGTATGCCAGATTTGTGGATGCCAGGTAAAGGGTAGGATTGTGGGGTGGAGGATTCACAGTAGTAAGTAAACAAAAAGTAATTAAACAGATAAAAATAAGGATATATGTTCTGAACAACAGAACAGAACTTTTTGAAGTATATATCATATGGAGTGAGGACAGGTTTACATTTGTTTCTTAAGGTATGTGCACCTCCTCCACAGCCCACAGGAACATGTCTCACCAGGGAAGAAGTTCCTAGATTATCAGACAGCAGACTCAGGGATTGAGGGTCTCTGAGACAACATGGCAAACTTAAAACCCCAAGGTCAGAAATCTAATCATGTCTCATTTGAAAACATGTTACATGTTACGTTGTGACAGGTGACAGCGGTGGGCAGGTTTCAGTGAGATTGCTGGGAGTCTCGGTCCTGCCACACTGCAGAACAGAAGGGAGGGAAATTCTTTGTTTGGGATTGAACAAAATGAAAACCAGAAAGAGCCTGGCTCTGTagggaacacagacatctcTAGTTAAGATGGCAGAGTTGGAGCCGTGCTGCAAGTGGGACCTGTCCCAATCAATGAAGAAGGCTGCTAATTCAGCCACCAGCACCTACACCACAGCACATGAGAAACTGTCAACCTGCTTCTATTTAATTTTCTGTGTTTTAGGGGTTTAGTGGGTTAGGCAGCCTTAAAAAGAAATGTGAATCAAACTCTATGTTGTCAGTACATTTAAAGAAACACTGTTCGGTTGTCCAATGAACACTCTATACTTCTTGCAATGAAAggtttttttggcatttgtgaggttatttatttatttatttatttatttttgatgGCTAAGCACAACATCACTGTGTAACAGAAATAAGTACAACTAAAATAATCCCATCTCCTCTGGGAACAAATCCTAGTCCAAGATGAACTCAAAAGTTGGCAGCCCTGCTATTGGCTAAAATAGGCTAAAACAGCATGTAGCCTCATGACGCCAAGATGACACTTTGTTTGAAATGTTTGGCCCTTTTGCAAAAGTCTCGTTTAATTGGGTTAAATTAAATAGCCTAAGACTACATCATAATGTAGGTGTTAGCCTACTTATTATATTTTAGGATACTTCATTCCACTACCCTGTCCTATTTGTAAATGTCTTtttgtgaaatatttttcatgtTTAATATATTTTCCTACAGGATTTAGCCCTATGGCCTAAGAATATTTTTCTTACATTTCAAAAATACATTTGTCTAGTCCTGATCAAGGCTTTTTCTGGCCATTGAATGTAAGTAGGTTTGGTTAGGATGTTTTGCACGTGAACCTTTGGTTGATAGGTCAGCATTATTGCATTGGCCAATGGCGAGCATACATACTTAACAAGATTAAGTACATAATAAAACCCATAAGGCCAAATACACCCCCTACAAAATGCAACTAACATATACAGTTTATATTGCTCTGTTGAGTCTCCTTCCAGTTAGAACTGCATATTTTATCCATGACAGCTCAAATTCTGCAAACAGAAAATGTCAGAAATAATCATGATAATGTACATGGACCATGTACCATGAGGACTTTTTTCACTTTATTTACGTCCTCAGAAAAACGCTTGAGAAACCCCTATACTAGTCTATTATTCTACTGTCATAGACCCACTCCGAAGTTTTTGAATTTACTCAAGGCACTCAACATCTTTTCAGCTCTAGTATTAAACCCCAGTGACTCAGCAAGTGCAGAAGACAATCTCTGCCACTGACACAGGTAATTACACCACCTCGACATTTCAAACAAACCACTCAAAGGCCGCCGGTTCATTGCATGTAACTAGCGGCTGATGGTGAAGGGAAGGAGAAGTTAACATTACAACAAAGTCTGTAATGCACTCAGTATCCATGGCTAATTTAAAACACTGGGCCCTTTTCCCACCCTCACTTTCACAGGCAATTAAGTAACAGTTCAATTGCGTGTGAAATAAGCCTGACAGACAGcccctacagagagagagagagagagagagagagagtgagtgagtgagagagagagtgagagagagagagagagtgagagagagagagagagagagagagagtgagagagaaacctCATGAGACAGATTAATTGTTGATTATGCTCAGTAACCTTGGCCCTTTTACCTGAGATACTCAAAACAAAGCCTCACTGAGTTGCAGAGCTGAGGCTGGGTGCCAGTAGCGTAATTTAATTACAAgacaaaagaaagagagaaagactaCAAACGTGACAATTCTGAACAGTGGGGCCATGTTTCTCTATGCCTAATGTTGATGGGTCCAGCTAACATGAGTTGCACAAAGATATctaaatatttttacatttcgGACCACCAATCTGTGCACTAAATCTTTTTATTCACTGCTATAGTTTCTAGCTAAATACTTAAAACATTTTGGAGTGTAGTGCTAGTAACTGACTGTGTGAGCTAACAACATATTTGCCTTTAAAATAAGGGTAAGGTGTTTATGTCGCTTCCAACAGGCGACTGTCAGACAGGAGCAGGGACTGGTTGGCTTCTGCTTTAGTGATTCCACTCTTCTGCAGTCCTATTAAATGAAATGGGTTTGATGCTAAATTAATGGTCTGATATTTTATGATCATCGGCAGTGATGCTTTAGCACCTGTGGAGTGAAGCTATTTGTAGATTACTCTATATTTCTTGGGAAGTTTGTGGATAATGGGAAAGAAGTGATCCATCATTTGCTGCTGTAAAAGCAAGAAATATGAACCTATGTGGCTTTTGCATGTTTTAATTAGACATTTTGTAACTATTTTACCTGTTGTACCACCTATTGTAGATACTTTGTCATGATTTAAGGTGTATTCCTAATTCCTAAGACATTTTCATATTTCACTTACTCTCATATACTCTGTGAAAGTGTTAGGGAGATGTGGAAAAGTGCTGCAAAGCAAGAATACTTTCAAAAACGGAAGTGTTAatagttattttttattataggtaatagtttatttttgtgaattaaCAAAATGAAAGGTAATGAACAGAGAAATGTAAACCCAATCAATATTTGGTgtatctgtcacggtgaggcggccccctaccggccgcctccgtccacagcggctgtgttgttgttgttttgtgacgtcgtgtacgcccctcaggtgggcggagcccgtgatccgttcccacctgatggtcgtttgtctgtctatatatgtcttgtctttgtaccagttgaccgctggtcattatatccttaattcggatctattgcacgggttttaggtttgcacactttatattaaaccaccctttttccctgagacttggcgtgatcgcttcctttttgttgctcacacctgcccgtcacagaatgaccagccacccttcggaagccgccgagtctctttttctttctccttcgttcgtggtcatgtctcgtggtaagtgtttgtctgcgtggtgttttgtttgaagagctccgccgtgcttttgtgttttgtgtgtgtgtgtgtgtgtgtagcacggcgaggaccagggcagtctgccctgagacagctcttcgtgtccgttgtatgttgcgggagtttcgccgtgcgcttgtgtgtatgtggcacggcgaacaccagggtgtctgcctggtggactctcgtgtgtgttttgtatgtgtgtacgggtgacggacgtgtggaccagtgtgcgtgctcgttctgttctatgttgaatgttttatgtgtgacgcggttgccgctcgtcactgtcgcctcgctccccgtgtgtcgtgtgtttaatgtggggagcgactgcggctctgagcggcgcgcgtcactgtgtgtgtgtgtaagcagagcgcgcatgtgatgggttccgtctgtctgtttgtacaccgttttttgtttgtctagtatttgcgtgtgtgttttgtcctagcgtgatgtcaactgttaaatgtaattccacacatgctcctccccttaaatgtgtgtttggggggggaccggctgtggtcccgtgccatggggtgtggcacggagggcgtctctcccgagggaggccctgaatagggtagggcgcgtttgtgttctatgttggtgttggggtgtgtgtgtgtgtgtgtgtgtgtgtgtgtgtgtgtgagtgctgtttctgtgcaggtgcttccccttggcggtgtcgtggtgttcctggaccttgtgggggtctccacctggcaggagcccccttgtgttgtggggtgaccggagcccggtcgtgaagagcccctccctagagggctggggcccccggatgtttggggaccatggggctccggtctgaaaagctcctgctggggatggagatcctccctcctgcccggggtgaccaggaggcccttggggctgctccctagcccgcgtcgggggcgctctgggcctcggtctctggcgctcctgggttgggtggaggagtccaccttgtgatgagggaccccgggaggggttggctcccccaggaggctggggtgacccctagcagaaggcaggggtcagctctgggaggaggtaggtccaggaggtgaagtagccacgcctcggggaggtaacctgcacacacgcacacactaaggacgacaaaggagtcgtagctcctcgtccgcacacccttggggctctctggctaaacgccggttagggcgtgagggccctgtgaccgactggggcgtggttatgtgttgttaacggcccggtcggtccagggtcccgcccggggaggtgagctgagtaatgttttatgtgttttgtgtttcagctcgtggactgcaggaggtgtgtccctgcctgtccttgccttcctgccccttcgtgttgttgtgcagccgctgtgtgccacacacccagtggaggggagtgcggcttggtgggggggtctgtcacggtgaggcggccccctaccggccgcctccgtccacagcggctgtgttgttgttgttgttgttgttgttgttttgtgacgtcgtgtacgcccctcaggtgggcggagcccgtgatccgttcccacctgatggtcgtttgtctgtctatatgtcttgtctttgtaccagttgaccgctggtcattatatccttaattcggatctattgcacgggttttaggtttgcacactttatattaaaccaccctttttccctgagacttggcgtgatcgcttcctttttgttgctcacacctgcccgtcacagtatcCACCATTCTAGTCACCTTTGCCCACAGGTTTTGAAGGAACTTGTAAGGGCAGTTGCTCCAAACATGTTCTGAGAACTAACCACAAATCTTCTGGTTGTAACTGTTGGCTTGCTCAAGTTCTTCTCTCAGTTTAGGTAATCCCTGACAGACTTGATGATATTGAGATCAAGTCTCTGTAACTAACGAGGACAACTAACTAAACGCATGTTTGGAGCACCTGCTGTGATTTTTCTGTACCCCAGTTcctatgtttttatttaaagttgCTTGGCTTTGTTTCCACGTTGAAGGTATGGCTTTTGGGCCACAATTCTTCCATGGAGACAACTTCTGGCCAGACGTCTCCAATCAGTAGTTGGGTGAACCTGGTTTCCACAGCCGGTTCTGAGCTGCTGGCACTGCTAGACATCCGATTTCGGAGGGTAGTAAACATGATGTGTCTTTCATCTGCTGCAAGTCTCCTAGGCCGACTACGTAGGAACTGTATCTGCAGTCCTCAACGTTACACGTTTTTTTGTGTTTCTTCAAAAGAGCTTGTACAGCACATCTTGAAATATAAAGTCCGCTTTGAAATCTTTGCCTGTGAGAACTTGCTGATGCAGTATAACTACCTTGTGTCTTGCTCCTGTGCTCAGTCTTGCCATTGTGTGTGACGTAGTTTGTAACTTGCACATTCACGTTTATAGCTTTTAATCCACCTGCATAGCTGCTTCTGTTTTAGTTAATGGATGTTTCCACCTACATATGAAAATTATGATTATCATCACCTGTTTGATGTAATTGGTTAATCATACCTGTCTATAATCCTACAAAATCCTGACTTTGTGCAAGTGGACCTAGAAGAACTGATGCTGTTTTGAAGGCAAAGGGTAGTCACACCAAATATTGATTTGGGTTAACTTTCATTCGCTTTGCATTTTGTTAAATGACAAAAATAATGCATTGTACTGGTTATGTATCTAAGCAATGATTTATTTTTCCTCATACTAACTGATAAAGGGAATTTGAACAGCCTGTGTTTGTCCTCCTAACATTTTTTTCTAGCCCCGTGTAAGTAATGGCAATCAATAACACAAAGTCCCACTGCAGTGAGTCTGCTCCGTGTTGCAGCACAGAAGTGGAAGGGATATCCCAGATCACACAAAGGACTTAGCTTTGAAATAAGCTCATGAGCACAGTGTAGAACCTCAGACCCATAGAACAACCAGGATTAGACCTTAGTGGCAATGTATGTTTATTAGACATTTGTTATGGGTTTTATGTTGTCTGTTCAACTTTCACAGTAATGATCCCTACAGGATACTTTTTTTTCCCTGGATATTTGCTGGATTCAACCTGCAAAAAAATCTTAATCTATACAAATCAAAAAGAAAGTCTGGTAATTCCTTGTTTTGTTTGAAAGTGCTATATCTACCAGTTAGCCTTTGGCAGACTGGCTTATCTGAAGGGGTTTTCTGTCCctgcttttagtgaaaaaaaaaaggttttcagTTCCTTACTCACACCTGTTTCACAATGTCACACAATGGAAATGATAGGCTCAAAGTACGTCTGGCACTGGTGATAAATGTGCACATTGGAGGTGGGACTTCCTTAAATTACACCGAAGCATTGTTGAAGATCCGCTGGAGGTGGCAATGGAAGTGTGTTTGGCACCTGTGaggtgacccctgaccccaatCTACCCTCTGGCCAGCCTGAAATCTATGGCCAAGTTCTGTTCAAACAAGTCTTCCCATCAGGCACTCTGCAAGTGATGCTCAACCTTCGTGGCTTGCCTATCGATGACCATCACAAACGTGCCATTCTCATCCATCAGTTGGGGGACCTAAGCCAGGGATGTGTTACCGCCGGCCCGCACTTCAACTTCAACCCCCTGGGGGTGGAGCATCCACATCACCGAGGTGATTTTCGGCAACTACTTCTTCAGCAACAGAACCCTAAGACAATGGCTGAGCGCTGGGGGTGCCACGCTTTTTGGAGGCCAGTCGATTCTGGGACGCGCCGTTGTGGTCCACGAGAAAGAGGACAACCCAGGACTGGGGTCAGACGAGGAGGGCAAACGGAGGGGGAACGTGGGGAGGAGAACCGCTGGGTGTGTCATCGCCGTGTCCTCGCCCAGCTTGTGGGAGAACACACTGCAACTCACCGGGAAGGTGCAGGACATGAGCGAGTGATCAGAGCAGTGGGGAAGAAAGAGAAaatgaggggagaagagaggaaaagagaaaaaaaaacacaagaaagagggagaaaaaacagaaaagatGAGGCATAAAATGTTCTCAGAAGATAACTGGAGAAGGAGCACTATTTTGTATTTTCAACTATTTTTACAAGATTTACAAGATATTCATCTGATTTACATATTCATCTGTGGGCATAGTTTGCATTAACCTGTTTAATCTACACTGATCATAATGAATGTAATATAAAACTCTGTATAgattaaatgtaataaaatgtcATGGATAACTCAAGCCTGCTTCACTAAGCATTATCCACtatataaacattttacatttagctGTATTTAAACACAGAGTATTACCTTAATCTCATACAAAAGTATATAAACACAAATTAAACCCGTTTTTACACAAGTCTCTACACAAACATCAACCAACAGCCAATGTCTAATAAGgattataaataaatagatcAGCATTTTGGGGAGAGAACATGGCTGATTTTATTATGACATGATCATTATTTAGGCTATAATAAGTTTCTCCAAAACTCGATCTGCAAAAGGCCAACTCTGATGAGGTCTCAAGATGAGATCTTGTACGGCCCATAAAAGATCTAAGCTTTATCAGTGTCTATATTTCCAGCTGATTTTATGAATCTGAGTCATGACTTTTATGGAATCTGTATTATGGGAAATTATCATCACTAAAATCTTTTAGTCCCAAAATCTGCCGTAAAATACCTTTAGAACAAAACCATCGCACCGTTCCATTCAGAAGGATTTAGCTTCCCACGCCCAGTAAACGTTACATCTTTGAGATACATAAGGACGCTCATCAGAAGGGAAAACATTTAAACCACCTGGGATGAAAAGATATCCCATCCTGCATCCTGCTACAGGATTTATGTAGTGTTCTACAGCCAtgcacctacacaccaccttaGTTCCCAGCCTATAAACAAATCAAATGGGCTATAAATAAAGGCATAAAAAGCAACGTCCCGAGTGTTTCTTCGGGAGGTCTCTTCAGGATGATGCCCATGTGGGCAGCTCACCAAAAGTAATTGGCTCCAATAAATAACTTCCGGAAGACTGTGGGTGGTTGAAATCAGTTGAGTATGCTTGGTTGTTTAGGGTCAAACCGAGCAGACCGGGATGGTATGCCGATTCGCTCAATTGTGTAATTGTTCATTTAAATAGTAAACTTTATTGGCAGGGTTAAAATGTAGGGTTCAGAGACTGCACAGTTTGGAATGATACGCAAATGTACTGCTTATTATGTGAAACTTCAAAACAGTGTACGTGATGGAGTTTGGCCTTAAATGACTTTATTTTTAAAACGGATCACAATCTTATTTGTGAAAAAAATTAACAAATTCAGGAAATGCTATTAAACAGTGAGTCCTTATAGTGAGTCTGCTCCTATGGTTGAGAATATTTCTTACAGGGAACTGACTGAACTTGACcagtgtaaataaataaatgtatgaaGTCCATGTCAGTGTGAATCTATATCATTTCGAAGTCTTGTTTCACCTGAATTAATTAACCCCAAGGAGAGCAGTATATTGTGCAAGAGTAAAACCCTTCTGCACGGAAAGCTCCAGGCATTAtaggaaaaataaaaataagtctAAATAGCTCAAATTAGAAACAGATTCATATTACACTAATTGCAGAGATTGTGCCAAGCTGTCTGTCCAAGATAAGCCCTCCATGTGCATCAAACATCTCAAAACAACAGCGCTAATCTCAAAACTCCTCATCCTGATACTGTCAGAACATGAAACGAAAAGTATTCTCCTAAGTAGTAAAAATTTTTGAATAAATAACGCGTCAAGTTTGTCGGTCCGTGTTTGGTCTGGGGAGGTGGTTCTGAACCAGAAGTAGTGACTATATTCACAAAATGTCTCCCAATTAGAACGAGCTCACACTTTAATCTTTGTTAGCCAAgacatacattcattcattcattcattcatacacacacacacacacacacacacacacacaaaatgtctcACAAGAGGACAGCTGACACAGATCGAGCTCCCTCCTTCAGCTCCAGTGACTCCCATCTCAAACCCAATTATCTCACGCGGAAGGCAGAGCACCAGCACCTGTCGGCCAAGTGCCGTCCCCACGGCCCACCATGTCCGCAGGACATGCCCACTGCTCTGTCTGGACACCAGGACGGACACTCCGTCCTGGACTCAATGTCCACCGTTACCAGCTCTGAGGGAGCAGACGAGAAGTCAGATCTTCAGATCTTAAGCAGTATATTTAGATTC encodes the following:
- the sod3a gene encoding LOW QUALITY PROTEIN: extracellular superoxide dismutase [Cu-Zn] (The sequence of the model RefSeq protein was modified relative to this genomic sequence to represent the inferred CDS: inserted 2 bases in 2 codons; deleted 1 base in 1 codon), whose product is MSHNGNDRLKVRLALVINVHIGGGTSLNYTXSIVEDPLEVXNGSVFGTCEVTPDPNLPSGQPEIYGQVLFKQVFPSGTLQVMLNLRGLPIDDHHKRAILIHQLGDLSQGCVTAGPHFNFNPLGVEHPHHRGDFGNYFFSNRTLRQWLSAGGATLFGGQSILGRAVVVHEKEDNPGLGSDEEGKRRGNVGRRTAGCVIAVSSPSLWENTLQLTGKVQDMSE